The Gorilla gorilla gorilla isolate KB3781 chromosome 23, NHGRI_mGorGor1-v2.1_pri, whole genome shotgun sequence genomic interval gcCAAGTGCTAGTCTACCATGTGTCTAGACCATAATttattatccattcatctgctgatgggctCGGGCTGTTTTCACTTGTTGGCTGTTGTGAATGAGCACTGGTGTGACCATTCATGAACATTTATGTCCAagtgtttgtgtggttgcttttttttttttttttttgacagagtctgggtcagtcacccagcctggagtgcaatggtgtggtcttggctcgctgcaacctctgcctcccgggttgaagcaattctcatgcctcagccttctgagtagctgggactacaggtggatgccATCACacccgattaatttttgtatttttaggagagacggggtttcaccatgttggccaggctggtctcgaactcatgacctcaagtgatctgcccaccttggcctcccaaagtgctgggattacaggtgtgcactaccacacccggctgtttgtgtggttgcttctTGAAGCTTCCATATTCTTCtctctaaaatgaggataatgggTGAAAAGGCCAAACCTGGTTTGCCCTGACAACCTGGCATGAGCTTAGACAGAAAAGCCCCACTTCAGCCTTTTCAGGGTTGAGGGTCTGTGAGGCAAGCCAAGCCCGGGGCTCCACCGCCTTCCTGACTGGAGTGGGAGGGTTTTGGGAGGAGGGAGGATACTACTCCACCTCCACCCCTAGGCATGGCAGAGCCAGCTCAGCATCTTGGTTCAGAAAAATTCCACTTGCTGTATAATCTTGAGCAGAGGCCAGAAGACCTGCTCCAGTGGACTCCTGGACTCATCCAGGCTTGCCATGCAGTGTGTTCAGGCTTTCTGAGCTCTGGACTCCTAAGGAACCTTACAGGAACCTTGTGGGTGATTTTCCTTCCCTGGGAACTCCAAGCTCTGGGGTGGGAGGGGTATACAATGGAGgccacaggcctgtaatcccagcattttgggaggccgagggaggtagatcaactgaggtcaggagttcgagatcagcctggccaacatggtgaaaccccgtctctactaaaaatacaaaaattagccaggcgtgttggcaggcacctgtaatcccagctacttgggaggttgaggcaggagaatcacttgaacctgggaggcagaagtggcagtgagccgagatcacaccactgtactccagcctgggtgacagagtgagactctgtctcaaaaaaaaaaaaaaaaaaaaaaaaaaattagctaggtgtgaggGTGCATGCTTgtaaattccagctacttgggaggctgaggtgggaggatcgcttcagcccaggagatggaggctgcagtgagtcatgaccaTGTCAGTGTTCCCCAGACTGGATGAGaccatgtctcagaaaaaaaaaaaaaacaaacgatcAATgctagccccattttacagaacagAAAATAAGAGTCAAAAGTTAAGAGTGTTGACCAATGGTCTGGAcgagttggctcacgcctgtaatcccagcactttgggagaccaaggtgggcggatcacctgaggtcaggagttcgagacctgcctggccagcatggtgagaccccatctctactaaaaatacaaaaaatcagccaggtgtggtggcgggcgcctgtcatcccagctactcaggaggctgaggcaggagaatcacttatacccaggaggcagaggctgcagtgagccgagatcgtgccaatgcactccagcttgggcaacaagagtgagactctgtctaaaaaaaaaaaaaaaatttgaccaGGGCCAAGGCCATGTAGCCAGAAGGTGGAGGatgcaggattcaaacccaggcctggGTGTGGAGCCCACACTCCCACCTGCCATGTTGGAGCTGATgtgtggcttggcttgcttgaaGTCACCAAGTTGTAGGTGACAAAGCTAAGGTTTGAACCCAGATGTGTGACTCTGAAACAACTGACCCTTATGCCGAACCATATTCTAGACCATCACTGGCCATGCTACCCAGTCACCTCCCAGGCCCCTGGAGTTAAGAGAATTGAACTGCAAACTGGAAGGACTTAGGGGTCATATGACccctagttttgtttttctggggaGGACTCTGAACCACGATGGCGTTGTTTGTGACTTGAAGTAACGCCGTGAGGATAGCAGGTGGGACCAGCCCTCCTGACTGTGGCCAGGGTTCAGGAGCTGCTCCCCTGGACTAGGCTCACCTGtgcctctttcttcctcttccagacGGAGCCCGTGGCTGGTGAGGCCGCAGAGCAGGGCCAGGCCGGGCCCTGCCCGCAAGGACGACCAAACCCCTCACCGGCCCCTGGGCCCCAGAGCCCCCCAGGCTCTCCTGCTGGCCCCACCATGACTTCAGAGTCGACGTCACCCCCAGTTGTGCCCCCGCTCCACTCCCCCAAGTCCCCAGTCTGGCCCACCTTCCCCTTCCACAGGGAGGGCAGCAGGGTCTGGGAGCGGGGTGGTGTCCCACCTCGGGACCTACCCAGCCCTCTGCCCACCAAGCGGACCAGGACCTATTCAGCGTGAGTACCTGCCCCTTGCCCAGGCCCCTGACCCTTGTCAGGACACGGGCTGACCATCCCCATCCTCTTCCAACTCCTGTTGTCCTCACCTGGGACAGGGGAACTGTGTGTGGACCTTCCAGTAACTGGATGGATATTTGTCCCatacatccattcatccatccacccatccacccatccacccatccatccatccatccatccatccatccatccatccatccacctgtccatccatccatccatccacccacccatccatccacccacctgtccatccatccatccatccatccacctgtccatccatccatccacccacccatccatccacccacctgtccatccatccatccatccatccacccacccatccatccatccatccatccgtctgtccgtccatccatccacccacccacccatccatccatccacccacccatccatccatccatccatccatccatccatccatccatccatccacctgtccatccatccatccatccacccacccacccatccatccatccatccatccatccatccatccatccatccacctgtccatccatccatccatccatccacccacccatccatccatccatccatccgtctgtccgtccatccatccacccacccacccatccatccatccacccacctgtccatccatccatccatccatccatccatccatccatccacccacccatccatccatccatccatccgtctgtccgtccatccatccacccatccattcatccatccatctattccaCAAAGATTTACTGAGCTCCTGACCAGTCGGGATCCATAAGCTGCTTACAATCCAGAGGGAACTTGTTCACCATCCATTACCACCCAGCAGGGTTAGGGGTGAGGACCCAGCATGGGGTACCAGAGGAGATGATGTCCTGGTTGGGTCTGGAAGATGTATCAGGTGAAGAAGGGAGCTGGCGATTCTGGGCAGATGGTACAGCATGGGCGAAACCCAAGACACGGAGTTAACCTTTGGAGAGGGGAGGGCAGGCGGGACAAAGACTAGGCCTGGGCCTCTGGGGTAGGTCACTGATGAGGTGGCATGGGGGAGTAATATGGGTCCATATGGGGGAGGCCAAAGGAACTTTTGGGaaggacagggtctcgctctgttgcccaggctggagtgcagtggtgcagtcatggctcactgcagcctcaacttcctggccttcagcaatcctcccacctcagcctcctgagtagctgggacgactggtgcgtgccaccacccccagctcattttttttaaaaaatgtttgggccagacacggtggctcatgcctgtaatcccagcactttgggaggtcgagacaggtggatcagttaaggccaggagatcaagccagtatggccaacatggccaaacactgcaaaaccctgtctctactaaaaatgccaaaacttagctgggtgtggtggtgggtgcctgtaatcccagctactcaggaggctgaggcatgagaatcgcttgaacctgggaggtgtaggttgcagtgagctgagattgcacccctgcactccagcctgggtgacagagcaagaccctgtctcaaaaaaaaaaaaaaaaaaaaaaaaaaaaaaaaaaaaaaattttttttgtagagatgtgagtctccctgtgttgtccaggctggtctcaaactcctaggcccaagtgatcctcccgcctcagcctcccaaagtgctgggattacaggtgtgagccaccgtgcctggcctcgttATTGTTGAATGGGGATGACTGTGTGGTTTCTGGCCTGGGGCAAGTTTCTCACAGCCCTGAGGCACGCTCAGCAGAAAGGGCCCAGAATGGCTGTAGGGATCCGGGGAGGAGTTCCTCAGGCCACAGCTCCAATCCCACTACCCTATCTCCAGGACAGCCCGGGCCTCAGCTGGCCCCGTGTTCAAGGGCGTCTGTAAGCAGTTCTCACGCTCACAGGGCCATGGCTTCATCACCCCCGAGAACGGGTCCGAGGACATCTTCGTACATGTGTCTGAGTGAGTCCCTCCACCTCCCTGTTCTTGGCCCCTGCCCTAGTGTCCCCAACGGTGCCTCAAAAATGTCTCTCCAGGCCTCTCCTCTCACTGGCTGAGGTCTGTATTCATGGCACCTTTTCTGTCCTCTGAGTAGGGGCTGAGGGTGCATTGGGAGAGGagggctggggccagggaggGAGTGGGCACGCAGACCCCAGAAGCCTGGGAGCCAGCGGCTGGGCCCTGGATCCTGTTCCAGCATCGTGGAGGTCTGAGAGGGCTAGGCCAGCTCCTGAGCCTCTTGGCCTGGAAAGGGCCTTCAGGTGGGTGGGCCAGGAGGTAGAGATGGATGTCATGTCTAGGCCTGGCCCCACCCACTTCTAATGCCAGGAGGACCGGGGGAGGTCACTGAGCTTCTCAGAGCTTTAGGGACCTCCCCGTGCCCTTTCACATCTCAGTCCCCAAGGGACCCAGAAAGGGAGGTACAGTTTATGagtcccattttattttatttatttattttttgagagggagtctcgctctgtcgcccaggctggagtgcaatggcacaatctcggctcagtgcaacctccacttcctgggttcaaatgattctcccgcctcagcctcccgagtagctggaattacaggtgccagccaccatgcctggctaatttttgtacttttcgtagagccagggtttcgccatgttggccaggctggtgtcaaactcctgactcaggtgatccgcccgcctcagactcccaaagtgctgggattacaggcgtgagccactgtgcctggccatgagtcccattttacagattcgAGAGCTGAGGTTCTGAGAAGCAAGGCCTGGCCAGGCCTCCTGGCCTAGGGAGGCTTAGGGCCAGGCTGCCCCCAAGGCCAGGCCGCAGGATTGTCTGGGGCACAGGGCCTGCTGCTGGGCTAACACCCCTCTTCCTGCCCACCAGCATCGAGGGGGAGTACGTGCCAGTGGAGGGCGACGAGGTGACCTACAAGATGTGCCCTATCCCTCCCAAGAACCAGAAGTTCCAGGCCGTGGAGGTGGTGCTCACTCAGCTGGCCCCCCACACTCCCCACGAGACGTGGTCTGGCCAGGTCGTGGGCTCCTAGGCTGGGTGGCTCACAGGCCAGCTGGCCAGGGGTTGGGGAGCCACACAGGGTGAATGGGCAGCAGCCGGCTCCATGCCCCACTGCCCTGGCTGATGAGTCCTTCAGTGGCCTCAGTGTGCACGTCTATCTGTCCGTCTGTGCTTGTGGCTGTGAACGTgtgcctccacccaccccacgaCCCGTGACTACTGTGCAAGCTGGCCAGGAGGTGGGTGGAGGGCGAGGCCACCAGACCTGGCTTCTCGCTGTCCactgcctctctcctcccctccctgccgCAGACACGCAGGACCCGCTCGACCTCCTGCTTACCCGTCCCCATGGTGACTGAGCTGCGAGAGCCTGCACTGGGCTCACTCCCTGGCCTCCGCCCCTGAGCTGTCCTGTGTCAGTCCCTGGCCCGGAGCCAGGCTCTCTGTGCTACTTACATCTCCCTCCCTTGGCTGAGGTCCCCCGCCACAGCCTGGACCCTTCCCTCAGAAGCCTGGCCGGTGGGTGCTTTTGGGGAGCCTCTCAGCCTCTGGCAGGGGAGGAGGACTGACACGGAGGCACACAGGCCTCTCACTGCCGAGGCCAGCCTTCCTTCCTGCTCTGCTCTCTCAGTGCCATGGAGAGGCAGGAAGAGGGGCCTGAGGGCGGAAGGGGTTTGGGGCTCCCATTTCGCCGGCcagtccctcctcctcagcctggcAGTGGCGCTGGGCTCCTTCCCCTGGGCTGTACTGAGCCGAGCCCCGGGGTTTGCAGAGGGTGGGAGTCCATCTCTCCAGCTTGGCTGCAGCCCTCCTTTACCCTGACTCACAAGCCCCACTGATGTTCTGGGCCATGCCCGGCTGACGGCTGCTGTGGATGCCGCGAGGGATGGACACACGTCCGGGGCACCCACGAGGAGGGCCCTCAGCCTGGGAGACTGGCCCTGCGGCCTCCACATCAAACTCTCTTCCCAAAGCCCTAACAGACCAGTGGCCGAGGTGTGGCTCTTATCGCATCCATCCCTGAAGATGTGTGGCTGTTGCTGTCACCTGGAGTCCTTTTGGGGCCAAGATGTGTGTGCACCTGGGGTCGTGGCCATTCACTCCCAGGCAGGGGTGAGGGTGGCCTGGCCCAGGAGGCCAGGAAGGAGGGCCCTGtctgcctccacctctgggtgCACCCCCTGCCTACCACCCTCCCTTCTAGAGAGCACATCGCCTGACCGGGGAGAAGTGGGGCCGTGGTTCAAGGGAGGGCTGGCCAGGGGTGGGACCCTTATGAGACTCAGTCTGTGAGTAAAACTGGGGGCTCAAATGCCCAGGATGAGGGGATCAGTGACTGTCTAGGAGGATCCCTGGCCTTGTAGGTACCCCAAGACCGCAGGGTAGAGATCAGCCGGGGTGCCTGcatctcacccccacccccagggcccACCACATAAAATCTGGGAGCCCAGAGCTGCTGAGGTGTGGTCAGCTCTCCTAAAATGGGCATGGCCCAGCCTGTCCCATGAGGAATAAAGGCCCCTGGCCCCCTTGAGAGAGGGCTTGTTGGTGAGGGCTGACTCCTCACCAACCCCAAGGCTCCCCTCCTGTGGGGAGGCCACCTTTTAAGGCACCACTAGCAGTCAGGATATGGTGGCATCAGCCCTGGGGCCACCTGGGTGGCAGGGGGGCAGCAGCTCTCCTCCCCACTCACAGGCCCTGCAGTGCCCATTTGGAATTCCTCCCAAGACCCCTGGCCACCCAGACCCCCCATTCTTCCTAACACTGGCAATAAACCCTCAACTGTGACCCACCGTGGCCTGAAGCTGCCTCTGTGTCAGGGTCCCCAaggaaggggctgggggtggaCACACCAAACCAGCTCTTCTTTGGGGATTCAATGGCCCCCTCCTCGACTGCATCAGAC includes:
- the CSDC2 gene encoding cold shock domain-containing protein C2, encoding MTSESTSPPVVPPLHSPKSPVWPTFPFHREGSRVWERGGVPPRDLPSPLPTKRTRTYSATARASAGPVFKGVCKQFSRSQGHGFITPENGSEDIFVHVSDIEGEYVPVEGDEVTYKMCPIPPKNQKFQAVEVVLTQLAPHTPHETWSGQVVGS